One region of Termitidicoccus mucosus genomic DNA includes:
- a CDS encoding MipA/OmpV family protein, producing MPIHPAQTRTRAVITARRAGNIMRRAAHLAILPMATGLFAGASSGETRPPPDVAPALQPATARTEPRWGVGMGLRYADVPFRGGDDTVADIVPLFFFEGRHVFLRGLEGGLHAWTSPQTEINLLARYRFFDIPKGLQNEIRQDALDMGAQLRWQFKPGWRLDGEVLSDVDGRVQGIARLGAVIGTAGWRFQPEAELRAKTAAFNSNYYGIGEYDVDAGADLRFRLKMRRHVYRNLYLIGSAEAAFLDHAARSSPAVNDRMEWEAFLGVGFFNRPVTPAGEPQALSIRPYWRLSQGIGTDATILEAMTGEVAAGDRTIRMTSLFYGYPLAENFMGLPIEVYLTPGLAHHYASSAQDAATEYVLAVKFYHTLPLPWRVRLGFAEGMSYADSITYYEETSLTRKGYRTSRLLNYLDFSLDVSLGDMTKRNGLRDWWLGAGIHHRSGIFETASMFGRIKGGSNFSTVYLQWSP from the coding sequence ATGCCGATACATCCCGCCCAAACGCGAACACGCGCAGTCATCACGGCCCGTCGCGCCGGCAATATCATGCGCCGCGCCGCGCATCTCGCCATTCTTCCCATGGCAACCGGCCTCTTCGCCGGCGCTTCGTCCGGCGAAACCCGCCCGCCCCCGGACGTCGCGCCCGCACTCCAACCCGCGACCGCGCGGACCGAGCCCCGCTGGGGCGTGGGCATGGGCTTGCGCTATGCGGACGTGCCGTTTCGCGGCGGCGATGACACGGTGGCGGACATCGTGCCCCTCTTCTTTTTCGAAGGCAGGCACGTGTTCCTCCGCGGACTGGAGGGCGGCTTGCACGCCTGGACCTCCCCGCAAACCGAGATCAACCTCCTCGCCCGTTATCGTTTCTTCGACATTCCCAAGGGGCTGCAAAACGAAATCCGGCAGGATGCGCTCGATATGGGCGCGCAACTCCGCTGGCAATTCAAGCCGGGCTGGCGGCTGGACGGAGAGGTGCTGAGCGATGTGGACGGGCGCGTGCAAGGCATCGCCCGGCTGGGCGCCGTCATCGGGACGGCGGGCTGGCGTTTTCAGCCCGAGGCGGAATTGCGCGCCAAGACTGCCGCCTTCAACAGCAATTATTATGGAATCGGCGAATATGACGTGGATGCCGGCGCGGACCTGCGTTTCCGGCTGAAAATGCGCCGCCATGTTTACCGCAACCTTTACCTGATCGGCTCCGCGGAGGCCGCGTTTCTCGACCACGCCGCCCGCTCGAGCCCGGCGGTGAATGACCGCATGGAGTGGGAGGCGTTTCTCGGCGTGGGATTCTTCAACCGCCCGGTGACTCCCGCCGGCGAACCGCAGGCATTGTCCATCCGGCCCTATTGGCGGCTCTCGCAGGGCATCGGCACCGACGCCACCATCCTGGAGGCCATGACCGGCGAGGTGGCCGCCGGCGACAGGACCATCCGCATGACTTCGTTGTTTTACGGCTACCCGCTGGCCGAAAATTTCATGGGATTGCCGATCGAGGTATATCTCACGCCCGGCCTGGCGCATCACTACGCTTCATCCGCGCAGGACGCCGCCACCGAGTATGTGCTGGCGGTGAAATTCTACCACACCCTCCCGCTGCCATGGCGCGTGCGCCTCGGGTTTGCCGAAGGCATGTCCTACGCCGACTCGATCACTTATTACGAAGAAACCAGCCTCACGCGCAAGGGATACAGGACCAGCAGGCTGCTGAACTACCTGGATTTCTCGCTGGACGTGAGCCTCGGCGACATGACCAAACGAAACGGCCTTCGCGACTGGTGGCTGGGCGCGGGAATCCATCATCGGTCCGGCATTTTTGAAACCGCCTCGATGTTTGGCCGCATCAAGGGCGGGAGCAATTTCTCCACCGTTTACCTCCAGTGGTCCCCGTGA
- a CDS encoding alpha/beta hydrolase, with product MKRNPLIRFWYSLSAAGLPLGTLFFAASLTPSLLPRTFVTQGVLAGCAFIAGYGIGALACWLWGYMELREPRGHIRRVLKWVSIAASTLVAVIFLWRVTGWQNSILELMELEPVSSAHPPKIALIALLTAAILLVIGRLFRIVFHFIAVRVNRFVPRRVANVIGAAAAIALFWSVIDGIIFRGLLRMADSSYQQFDELIEPERVQPTDPMKTGSSASLLQWEELGRTGRAYVSSGPAIEDLRAFSGGAAREPIRVYVGLRSRETARERAQLALEELKRAGGFSRSILIVITPTGTGWVDPSGIDSVEYLHGGDVASVALQYSYLSSPLSLFIEPDYGAEAARCLFSEVYGYWTTLPRESRPRLYLHGLSLGALNSEQSAELFELLADPPHGAMWSGPPFLSEAWRALTEGRDPSSPAWLPRFRDGRFARFMNQNGSPVPADAPWGPMRIVYLQYASDPIVFFEYDVCWKKPRWMSIPRGPDVSPQFTWYPVVTFLQLALDVATASSSAMGHGHVYAPEHYLDAWIAVTGDAGRSPQEIERIRARLSAR from the coding sequence ATGAAACGCAATCCGCTCATCCGGTTCTGGTATTCCCTGTCCGCCGCCGGACTTCCTCTCGGCACGCTGTTTTTCGCCGCCTCGCTGACGCCATCGCTGCTGCCGCGCACTTTCGTGACCCAAGGCGTCCTCGCGGGCTGCGCCTTCATCGCCGGCTATGGCATCGGCGCCCTGGCGTGCTGGCTCTGGGGTTACATGGAGCTGCGGGAGCCGCGCGGGCATATCCGTCGCGTCCTCAAATGGGTGTCCATCGCCGCAAGCACGCTCGTGGCCGTGATCTTTCTCTGGCGGGTGACCGGCTGGCAAAACTCGATTCTCGAATTGATGGAACTGGAGCCGGTTTCGAGCGCCCATCCGCCCAAAATCGCCCTGATCGCCCTGTTGACGGCCGCGATCCTGCTCGTGATCGGCCGGCTGTTCCGGATCGTGTTTCACTTCATTGCCGTCAGGGTGAACCGCTTTGTCCCGCGGCGGGTCGCGAATGTGATCGGCGCGGCCGCCGCGATTGCATTGTTCTGGTCAGTGATCGACGGCATCATTTTTCGCGGCCTGCTGCGGATGGCGGACTCCTCCTACCAGCAGTTCGACGAACTGATCGAGCCGGAACGCGTGCAGCCGACCGACCCGATGAAAACCGGCAGCAGCGCTTCCCTGCTCCAGTGGGAGGAACTCGGGCGCACCGGCCGCGCCTATGTTTCATCGGGGCCGGCGATCGAGGACTTGCGCGCGTTTTCCGGCGGCGCCGCGCGCGAGCCGATCCGCGTCTATGTCGGCCTGCGTTCCCGCGAAACCGCGCGGGAGCGCGCGCAACTGGCGCTCGAGGAATTGAAACGCGCCGGCGGTTTCTCGCGGTCGATCCTCATTGTCATAACCCCGACCGGCACGGGCTGGGTCGATCCGTCGGGGATCGACAGCGTCGAATATTTGCACGGAGGCGATGTCGCGAGCGTCGCCCTGCAATACTCTTATTTGTCCAGCCCGCTGTCGCTTTTCATCGAGCCCGACTACGGCGCCGAGGCCGCGCGCTGTCTTTTCTCGGAAGTTTACGGCTACTGGACGACGCTTCCCCGGGAAAGCCGCCCCAGGCTTTACCTGCACGGGCTCAGCCTTGGCGCGCTGAACTCGGAGCAATCCGCCGAGTTGTTCGAGTTGCTGGCCGATCCGCCGCACGGCGCGATGTGGAGCGGCCCGCCGTTCCTGAGCGAAGCCTGGCGCGCGCTGACGGAGGGGCGCGATCCATCGTCGCCGGCCTGGCTGCCCCGGTTTCGCGATGGCAGGTTTGCCCGCTTCATGAACCAAAACGGCTCGCCCGTTCCGGCCGACGCGCCTTGGGGTCCGATGCGAATCGTCTATCTCCAATACGCGAGCGACCCGATTGTGTTTTTTGAATACGACGTTTGCTGGAAAAAGCCGCGGTGGATGTCGATCCCGCGCGGACCGGACGTGTCACCGCAATTCACATGGTATCCGGTCGTGACCTTCCTCCAGCTCGCGCTGGATGTCGCGACCGCCTCTTCCTCGGCCATGGGCCACGGCCACGTGTATGCGCCCGAGCACTATCTCGACGCATGGATCGCCGTGACCGGCGACGCCGGCCGGTCTCCGCAGGAAATCGAGCGCATCAGGGCGCGCCTCTCCGCGCGGTGA
- a CDS encoding class I SAM-dependent rRNA methyltransferase, with protein MPAPSAEPALASLKLKPNAKSRALAGHPWVFANEVEALLPAAHDGEVVECRDRAGRALGSGIYNSRSQICWRRLARERVMLDETWLRAAIARAVARRDEMDAVASAEKGPGNGQGGGAAAGDIVARRLVWSESDDLPGVVADQFGDTLVVQIQTLAMEKRRDVLGRLLAEIVSPREIIFRNDATIRRLEGLDMEVSTFSGKPWEPRWMRIDGIDYWLDLQGGQKTGFYLDQRGQHRLVARHARGRRVLDAFCNQGPFALHCARAGAASVLGLDSADDAIGQARRNAGRNGLSAEFAAANVFDFLNDPARRADTWDLIVLDPPPFAKSKSALDGALRGYKEINLRAMQHLAPGGILATYTCSHHMHDAELRQVLAEAAADARRRVRVLEFCHQPADHPVLVTMPESEYLRGYILRVE; from the coding sequence ATGCCAGCACCTTCCGCCGAACCCGCTCTTGCCAGCCTGAAACTGAAGCCCAACGCGAAATCCCGCGCGCTCGCCGGACACCCGTGGGTGTTCGCCAACGAGGTCGAGGCGCTCCTGCCGGCCGCGCACGACGGCGAAGTGGTGGAATGCCGCGACCGCGCCGGGCGCGCGCTCGGCAGCGGCATCTACAACAGTCGCTCGCAAATCTGCTGGCGCCGGCTTGCCCGCGAACGCGTCATGCTCGACGAAACTTGGCTGCGCGCCGCCATCGCGCGCGCCGTGGCGCGGCGGGACGAGATGGACGCGGTCGCGTCCGCTGAAAAGGGCCCGGGAAACGGGCAAGGCGGCGGAGCCGCCGCCGGTGACATCGTCGCCCGGCGCCTCGTCTGGTCGGAATCCGACGACCTGCCCGGCGTGGTGGCGGACCAGTTCGGCGACACGCTCGTCGTGCAAATCCAGACGCTCGCGATGGAAAAACGCCGCGACGTCCTCGGGCGTTTGCTCGCCGAGATCGTCTCGCCGCGCGAAATCATTTTCCGCAACGACGCCACCATCCGCCGCCTCGAGGGGCTCGACATGGAAGTCAGCACGTTTTCCGGAAAACCGTGGGAGCCGCGCTGGATGCGCATCGACGGCATCGACTACTGGCTCGATTTGCAGGGCGGGCAGAAAACCGGCTTCTACCTCGACCAGCGCGGGCAGCACCGGCTCGTCGCCCGCCACGCGCGCGGGCGGCGCGTGCTCGACGCGTTTTGCAACCAGGGCCCCTTCGCGCTGCACTGCGCCCGCGCCGGCGCGGCCAGCGTACTCGGCCTCGACAGCGCCGACGACGCCATCGGGCAGGCCCGCCGCAATGCCGGGCGCAACGGCCTGAGCGCCGAATTCGCCGCCGCCAACGTGTTCGATTTTCTCAACGATCCCGCGCGCCGCGCCGACACTTGGGATTTGATCGTCCTCGATCCGCCGCCTTTCGCGAAATCGAAGAGCGCGCTCGACGGCGCGCTTCGCGGCTACAAGGAAATCAATCTCCGCGCCATGCAGCATCTCGCGCCCGGGGGCATCCTGGCGACCTACACGTGCTCGCACCACATGCACGACGCCGAGCTGCGCCAGGTGCTCGCCGAGGCCGCCGCCGACGCGCGGCGGCGCGTGCGCGTGCTGGAATTCTGCCACCAGCCCGCCGACCATCCGGTGCTGGTCACGATGCCGGAAAGCGAATACCTGCGCGGCTACATCCTGCGCGTGGAGTGA
- the pabB gene encoding aminodeoxychorismate synthase component I, with protein sequence MSAPIIPCLHTLPPGSAPPPERIFAALARQRRRGLVFLDGALEMNGLGRFSYIAFEPFEVLRKGGCDAGPESAAGFDSAGALRSLFEKLNRHPVARHPALPFTGGAVGYIGYECGARLERVRPAAPGTAALPELAFAFYDGVIVHDHATGETHLAALPLPRAGGATADEILGRLRDAVAAAAPTAPSDETPLPHPAPASAPVSNFSRDAYLSAIARIKDYIAAGDVYQVNLAQRFTAPLAPGDTPAALHLRLRARSPAPFAAYLDFGDHQIVSSSPERFLQKSGPRLETRPIKGTRPRGDTPAGDARLAAELVASAKDCAELLMIVDLMRNDLGRVCAPGTVRVDDPRRLETHPTVHHLVATISGRLAPGRGLPDALLAALPGGSITGAPKIRAMQIIAELEPHRRHVYTGALGWLGFNGDADLAVAIRTLACADGEACYHVGGGITWDSDPAAEYEETLAKGRAMQAALTAR encoded by the coding sequence ATGTCCGCACCCATTATTCCATGCCTTCACACCTTGCCGCCCGGCTCCGCTCCTCCGCCGGAGCGGATTTTCGCCGCCCTGGCCCGGCAGCGGCGGCGCGGGCTGGTTTTTCTTGATGGAGCCTTGGAGATGAACGGATTGGGACGATTTTCCTACATCGCCTTCGAGCCGTTCGAGGTGCTCCGGAAAGGCGGGTGCGACGCCGGGCCTGAAAGTGCCGCCGGTTTCGATTCCGCCGGCGCGCTCCGCTCACTTTTTGAGAAACTGAATCGCCATCCCGTGGCGCGCCACCCGGCGCTGCCCTTCACGGGCGGGGCGGTCGGCTACATCGGCTACGAATGCGGCGCGCGACTGGAGCGTGTCCGCCCCGCCGCACCCGGCACGGCGGCGCTGCCGGAGCTGGCCTTTGCGTTTTATGACGGCGTCATCGTGCACGATCATGCGACCGGCGAAACCCACCTCGCAGCCCTGCCCTTGCCGCGCGCCGGAGGAGCGACTGCGGACGAAATCCTCGGGCGGCTGCGCGATGCCGTCGCCGCGGCTGCGCCGACGGCTCCCTCCGACGAAACGCCGCTCCCCCACCCCGCTCCTGCGTCGGCGCCCGTCTCCAATTTCTCCCGCGACGCCTACCTGTCCGCCATCGCCCGCATCAAGGACTACATCGCCGCCGGGGACGTTTATCAGGTCAACCTCGCCCAGCGTTTCACCGCGCCGCTCGCGCCCGGCGACACACCTGCCGCGCTCCACCTCAGACTGCGCGCGCGCAGCCCGGCGCCCTTCGCCGCGTATCTCGATTTTGGAGACCACCAGATCGTGAGCAGTTCCCCCGAGCGTTTTCTGCAAAAAAGCGGCCCGCGTCTCGAGACCCGTCCCATCAAAGGCACCCGCCCGCGCGGCGACACGCCCGCCGGGGACGCCCGCCTCGCCGCCGAACTCGTCGCCAGCGCAAAGGACTGCGCCGAGCTTCTCATGATTGTGGACCTCATGCGCAACGACCTCGGACGCGTCTGCGCGCCCGGCACGGTGCGCGTTGACGATCCGCGCCGCCTCGAAACGCACCCGACCGTCCACCACCTCGTCGCCACCATCAGCGGCCGCCTTGCACCCGGCCGCGGCCTCCCCGACGCGCTCCTCGCCGCGCTGCCCGGCGGCTCCATCACCGGCGCGCCGAAAATCCGCGCCATGCAGATCATCGCCGAACTGGAGCCGCACCGCCGCCACGTTTACACCGGCGCGCTCGGCTGGCTCGGTTTCAACGGCGACGCCGACCTTGCCGTCGCCATCCGCACCCTCGCCTGCGCGGACGGCGAAGCCTGCTACCACGTCGGCGGCGGCATCACCTGGGACTCCGACCCCGCCGCCGAATACGAGGAAACCCTCGCCAAAGGCCGCGCCATGCAAGCCGCGCTGACCGCCCGCTAA
- a CDS encoding peptide chain release factor 3, with translation MSPAAEIARRRTFAIISHPDAGKTTLTEKFLLYGNAIHLAGTVTARKNQRATTSDWMELEKQRGISVSSTVLQFDYAGCAVNLLDTPGHKDFSEDTYRVLTAVDAALMVIDAGRGVQPQTRKLFEVCRRRGIPIFTFMNKCDRPTLNALALIDELESVLGLAAAPVIWPLGNGPTFRGVFDRRARAVHLFERVPGGAYEAPVNITDLNAPIVRDRLDDYTFNEVTEQLEMLDGAGHPLDLAAVHAGQQTPVYFGSAINNFGIQLLLDGFLSDSVPPQPRRNASAAAKYQVTSNTSNKNLDTADAASSRASGPVATGGGEAADSLDTCHLPLATSSSAPLATSPSALVPLEYPKFSGFIFKIQANMDPKHRDRIAFLRVCSGKFTRDMVVTHQRTGKNVRLSSSHKLFGQERETVDEAWPGDVIGLVGHDAFGIGDTLTEDRGIAYDEIPRFPPEVFAYLSNPASSDAKKYRAGLEQLLQEGVVQSFNVRHAPPGATLLAAVGPLQFEVVQWRLKSEYNAESRLESAPWTLLKWLEPHPALANPSAIIVASGVSFGTDKFGHPVVLFPNEWTMAYFKEKNPELIPHDLPLEQVQTAK, from the coding sequence ATGTCTCCCGCCGCCGAAATCGCCCGCCGACGCACCTTTGCCATCATCTCGCACCCCGACGCCGGCAAAACCACCCTCACGGAAAAATTCCTCCTCTACGGCAACGCCATCCACCTCGCCGGCACCGTCACCGCGCGCAAAAACCAGCGCGCCACCACCTCCGACTGGATGGAACTCGAAAAGCAGCGCGGCATCTCCGTCTCCTCCACCGTCCTCCAGTTCGACTACGCCGGCTGCGCCGTCAACCTCCTCGACACCCCCGGCCACAAGGACTTTTCCGAGGACACCTACCGCGTGCTCACCGCCGTGGACGCCGCGCTCATGGTCATCGACGCCGGACGCGGCGTGCAGCCGCAGACCCGCAAGCTCTTCGAAGTCTGCCGCCGCCGCGGCATCCCCATCTTCACCTTCATGAACAAGTGCGACCGCCCCACGCTGAACGCCCTCGCACTCATCGACGAACTCGAAAGCGTCCTCGGCCTCGCCGCCGCCCCCGTCATCTGGCCGCTCGGCAACGGCCCCACCTTCCGCGGCGTGTTCGACCGCCGCGCCCGCGCCGTCCACCTCTTCGAGCGCGTCCCCGGTGGCGCCTACGAGGCCCCGGTCAACATCACCGACCTCAACGCCCCCATCGTCCGCGACCGCCTCGATGACTACACCTTCAACGAAGTCACCGAGCAGCTCGAAATGCTCGACGGCGCCGGCCACCCGCTCGACCTCGCCGCCGTCCACGCCGGACAGCAGACGCCGGTCTATTTCGGCTCCGCGATCAACAACTTCGGCATTCAGCTCCTCCTCGACGGATTTCTCAGCGATTCCGTCCCGCCGCAGCCGAGGCGCAACGCCTCGGCTGCGGCGAAGTATCAAGTGACAAGTAATACAAGTAACAAGAATCTGGATACAGCCGATGCCGCCTCCAGCCGCGCCAGCGGCCCCGTCGCAACCGGCGGCGGCGAAGCCGCGGACTCCCTTGATACTTGCCACTTGCCACTTGCTACTTCTTCTTCCGCGCCCCTTGCCACTTCGCCCAGCGCCCTGGTCCCCTTGGAATACCCCAAGTTCTCCGGTTTCATTTTCAAAATCCAAGCCAACATGGACCCCAAGCACCGCGACCGCATCGCCTTCCTCCGCGTATGCTCGGGCAAGTTCACCCGCGACATGGTGGTCACGCACCAGCGCACCGGCAAAAACGTCCGCCTCTCCTCTTCGCACAAACTCTTCGGTCAGGAACGCGAGACCGTTGACGAAGCCTGGCCCGGCGACGTCATCGGCCTGGTCGGCCACGACGCTTTCGGCATCGGCGACACGCTCACCGAGGACCGCGGCATCGCCTACGACGAAATCCCGCGCTTCCCGCCCGAGGTCTTCGCCTACCTTTCCAACCCGGCCTCCTCCGATGCGAAAAAATACCGCGCCGGCCTCGAACAACTCCTGCAGGAAGGCGTCGTGCAATCCTTCAACGTCCGCCACGCCCCGCCCGGCGCGACGCTCCTCGCCGCCGTCGGCCCGCTGCAATTCGAGGTCGTGCAATGGCGCCTCAAGTCCGAATACAACGCCGAGTCGCGCCTCGAATCCGCGCCGTGGACGCTCCTGAAATGGCTGGAGCCGCACCCGGCGCTGGCGAACCCGTCGGCCATCATCGTGGCCAGCGGCGTGAGCTTCGGCACCGACAAGTTCGGCCACCCCGTCGTCCTCTTCCCCAACGAGTGGACGATGGCCTATTTCAAAGAGAAAAACCCCGAACTCATCCCGCACGACCTGCCGCTGGAACAGGTGCAGACCGCGAAATGA
- a CDS encoding DUF3127 domain-containing protein → MFEITGTIKKIFDEQTFGSGFNKREFVLTIESGRFPQDIKFECVKDKVSLLASLNPGDKAKVFFDLRGREWKENYYVNLNAWKIERLDGASEAAPPEDDGAPLPEEPGETIKGDDVPF, encoded by the coding sequence ATGTTTGAGATCACCGGCACCATCAAAAAAATCTTCGACGAGCAGACCTTCGGCAGCGGGTTCAACAAGCGTGAGTTTGTGCTGACCATCGAATCCGGCCGCTTTCCGCAGGACATCAAGTTCGAGTGCGTGAAGGACAAGGTCAGCCTCCTCGCCTCCCTCAATCCCGGCGACAAGGCCAAGGTCTTTTTCGATCTGCGCGGCCGCGAGTGGAAGGAGAATTACTATGTGAATCTCAACGCGTGGAAAATCGAGCGACTTGACGGCGCGTCCGAGGCCGCGCCGCCGGAAGACGACGGCGCCCCTCTCCCCGAAGAACCGGGCGAAACGATCAAAGGCGACGACGTGCCGTTTTGA
- a CDS encoding polyprenyl synthetase family protein, with protein MPDSKSSTTERALPPSFASVFALLKTHMARLDVYLREQLAAFEPEIRDLADYCIDTSGKRIRPSLVFLGGWTGDADAERGPSAELVRVAAVVELVHLATLVHDDIMDGALVRRNRSTAAREYGPEASVLLGDALFSHALKLSTQFPTTEVCAAVADSMKKVCAGEIVQTLRRGSANISHADYRRIIDLKTAELFRLSCFLGARLAGGAPEFVAAAAEFGRRLGVAYQIYDDLADFFGDEHRIGKTLGTDLASGKITLPLLVLLDRLSAGGANGAGGRSELLAEILHEREPQPALRLRQMAELGVFPAVADAVEDELRAAEQELAPHADQSAAALLGRLCEVLRGQVGGLRPAEAS; from the coding sequence ATGCCAGACAGCAAATCATCCACGACCGAACGCGCACTGCCGCCCTCCTTTGCGAGCGTGTTTGCCCTGCTCAAGACGCACATGGCGCGGCTCGACGTTTATCTGCGCGAGCAACTGGCGGCGTTCGAACCGGAGATTCGCGACCTGGCGGACTACTGCATCGACACGTCGGGCAAGCGCATCCGGCCGTCGCTGGTGTTTCTGGGCGGCTGGACGGGCGACGCCGACGCGGAGCGCGGGCCCTCGGCGGAGCTGGTGCGCGTGGCCGCCGTGGTCGAGTTGGTGCATCTGGCGACGCTGGTGCACGACGACATCATGGACGGCGCGCTGGTGCGGCGGAACCGCAGCACCGCCGCGCGCGAATACGGGCCGGAGGCGTCGGTGCTGCTGGGCGACGCGCTCTTCTCGCACGCGCTCAAGCTTTCGACGCAATTTCCCACCACCGAGGTCTGCGCGGCCGTGGCCGACTCGATGAAAAAAGTCTGCGCGGGCGAGATTGTGCAGACACTGCGCCGCGGCTCGGCCAACATCTCGCACGCCGATTACCGCCGCATCATCGACCTGAAAACGGCGGAACTTTTCCGGCTCTCGTGCTTCCTCGGCGCGCGGCTGGCGGGCGGCGCGCCGGAGTTCGTCGCGGCGGCGGCGGAGTTCGGCCGGCGGCTCGGCGTGGCCTACCAGATTTACGACGACCTCGCGGATTTCTTCGGCGACGAGCACCGCATCGGCAAGACCCTCGGCACCGACCTGGCCAGCGGAAAAATCACGCTTCCGCTGCTCGTGCTCCTCGACCGGCTGTCGGCGGGCGGAGCGAACGGCGCGGGCGGCCGGTCGGAGTTGTTGGCGGAAATCCTGCACGAACGCGAACCGCAACCGGCGCTGCGATTGCGCCAGATGGCGGAGTTGGGCGTGTTTCCGGCGGTGGCCGACGCGGTCGAGGACGAACTGCGCGCGGCGGAGCAGGAACTCGCGCCGCATGCCGACCAGTCAGCGGCGGCGCTGCTCGGACGCCTGTGCGAAGTGCTGCGTGGACAGGTCGGCGGATTGAGGCCGGCAGAGGCTTCTTGA
- a CDS encoding CPBP family glutamic-type intramembrane protease, which produces MQNDPLLLLLLIAVSTCIIKLWRDDYRAARAGRPAPRPLPGATRAPARASVVAAAGALVLLAVETGGEHALGLTAEQSRMTALFALYTLCAAFVEEIIFRGFIVIDKRGPAALWAGAAGASFLFAALHPFLWTWTGGWPWSGGALEWNFGAKGWFSTACAFAGSLWFYAMRFAPLNPDRSLLPCFAGHCAKNLGVIGVKAAQGFLGGWW; this is translated from the coding sequence ATGCAAAACGACCCGCTGCTCCTCCTGCTGCTCATCGCCGTCAGCACCTGCATCATCAAGCTCTGGCGCGACGACTACCGGGCGGCGCGCGCCGGCCGCCCCGCGCCCCGTCCGCTGCCCGGCGCGACGCGCGCTCCCGCCCGGGCCTCGGTCGTCGCGGCCGCGGGCGCTCTGGTGCTGCTCGCCGTGGAGACCGGCGGCGAACACGCGCTGGGCCTCACGGCGGAACAATCCCGCATGACCGCGCTTTTCGCCCTCTACACGCTTTGCGCCGCGTTTGTGGAGGAAATCATTTTCCGCGGTTTCATCGTCATCGACAAACGCGGCCCCGCCGCGCTCTGGGCGGGCGCGGCCGGCGCGTCGTTTCTGTTCGCCGCGCTGCATCCGTTTTTGTGGACATGGACGGGCGGCTGGCCGTGGAGCGGCGGCGCGCTCGAATGGAATTTCGGAGCGAAAGGCTGGTTCAGCACCGCGTGCGCGTTCGCCGGCTCGCTGTGGTTTTATGCGATGCGTTTCGCGCCGCTGAACCCGGACCGCTCGCTCCTTCCCTGCTTCGCCGGCCACTGCGCAAAAAACCTCGGTGTCATCGGCGTCAAGGCCGCGCAGGGCTTCCTCGGCGGCTGGTGGTGA